A single genomic interval of Lathyrus oleraceus cultivar Zhongwan6 chromosome 7, CAAS_Psat_ZW6_1.0, whole genome shotgun sequence harbors:
- the LOC127104589 gene encoding uncharacterized protein LOC127104589 — MAGEQHSDHSRPLVNYNMDDGPPSHEADVRDGHPATPSPEPQNNGDASHAHNLGAETFHPIPVPVEGDAVMIAMVNALNQAGSMLHQQHERITALEAERQEARPQPVSRIQQRSEPTKKRGRRSPEPYASRARARRDGGRARTSPRRGHSPDNNELSPLRSDEEDLHCPLSRAIMEAPLPKGMEKPPNLAVYDGTTDPDDHVDNVNAMLDYRNDITGHLKCRLFSTTLRKGAMAWYKSLAPESITSWRVMRSMFTRHFTASRRHPKTEATLEAIVQKKNETLRSYIERFNQEAVEVDTTEHMKKYLLERGLLPGSELSRAVGIEPPRTLNELLHKAQAYIRYEEKQVAHNARSGRNAGETEHSKREDTSISRRNGDKRREERPRELREGRGPAGRYSEYTLLTAPRERILAECINSEFKQGRVRFPKPSAPKPHTDKSKYCRFHRSHGHVTEDCVHLKDAIEILIQEGHLKQYTRRNEAPRHDEPEKKRPRENTPPDNSPYQVALCVSRPEDFFLPEPLPEGKITALSPWEDFPTTLVISGGGTNGESAALSVKRKFDELLLTAPEQKATLTKYRGKSNPISFFLEELPGGSPNSAIPLLIRAKMARFDVRRILVDEGSSVDIMYVHLFKTLKLDKTNLAPYVGSDLQGFNGATTRPWGYVELLVTFGEQETAREVKIQFLVVDCPSLYNCIFGRPTLAELTAVPSTVHLKMKYYTKLGRVVTIHGDIEAARRCYDAAVKGQAVVSTKSNCNNKKLKTEDPARGVNAIDLDCRIGLDETEEGRFPKERSLEHPVRPIPDGEFELIPLGDDPERTVKIGKGLPEETREELVACLKENSDLFAWNAAEMPGLDPEIACHKLAVDRAAKPIAQRRRKQSPEKAEAAERAVKDLLEANFISEAQYTTWLSNVVLVKKNNGKWRMCVDYTDLNRACPKDAFPLPNIDSLVDNSAGFKLLSFMDAYSGYNQIPMSPADKKHTAFMTPTGNYYYNVMPFGLKNAGATYQRMMNKVFKDEIGDMLEVYMDDMIVKSHEEITHARHLTKVFAQARQCKMRFNPEKCTFGVRAGKFLGFYLTERGIEANPDKCQAFSEFPTPKTKKSIQSLNGVLASLSRFIAKSAQHALPFFRLLRKEATFDWTDECEQALLHLKKVLSQPPVLSRPSEKETLYLYLSVATEAVSAVLIRETDEGQKPIYFTSKALQGPELRYQQIEKVALALINTARRLRYYFLAHTIKVRTDQPIKQLLGRPDMAGRMLKWSLELSEFDIQYENRKALKAQALADFVAEMTHCPTPAESAHKWTIFVDGASSTSGSGAGIILENEEGILIEVSLALAFPTSNNQAEYEAFLAGLRLAEDLGAKEVKISTDSQLVASQVRGEYQTKNDNLLEYLSLVKEKLDRFEKWEVQHIPREHNTRADVLSKLASTRKKGGNKSVIQEILPRPSINKLPPPLEVNAIGDAHCWMTPIYNYLTRDELPADPKEATTVKRRACSLGEAKRAWVEELHSVLWAYRTTPHSTTGETPFRLTYGTEAVIPVEIRTPTRRTEEPLDEEMNDETLRAELDLVDEIRSEAALRETTLKQKIALRHDAKVIKREFQVGTLVLRRNQKNPREGKLAANWEGPYRVRDKTSNGAYYLENLQGEQLARPWNAEKLRQYYS; from the exons ATGGCCGGAGAACAACATAGCGATCACAGCCGTCCCCTCGTCAACTACAATATGGACGACGGCCCGCCATCCCATGAAGCGGACGTTCGGGACGGTCATCCAGCCACCCCGTCTCCAGAGCCCCAAAACAACGGAGATGCCTCTCACGCCCACAATTTAGGGGCAGAGACATTTCATCCCATTCCCGTTCCCGTTGAAGGAGACGCCGTAATGATTGCCATGGTGAATGCCCTCAATCAAGCCGGTTCTATGCTCCACCAGCAGCACGAACGAATCACGGCCCTCGAAGCCGAACGACAAGAAGCCCGGCCCCAGCCGGTGAGTAGGATACAACAGCGTTCGGAGCCAACGAAGAAGCGAGGACGTCGCTCTCCCGAACCCTACGCCAGCAGGGCACGCGCCCGTCGTGACGGTGGTCGAGCGAGAACATCACCAAGGCGCGGGCACAGCCCCGACAACAACGAACTGTCTCCCTTAAGGAGCGATGAGGAAGATTTGCATTGCCCCCTATCTCGGGCAATAATGGAGGCCCCGCTCCCCAAAGGCATGGAGAAACCGCCAAACCTAGCTGTGTACGACGGGACTACAGATCCCGACGATCACGTCGACAACGTCAACGCGATGCTCGACTACCGCAATGATATAACCGGGCACCTCAAATGCCGACTGTTCTCAACGACCCTCAGGAAAGGGGCCATGGCCTGGTACAAAAGCTTGGCCCCTGAGTCCATTACGTCATGGAGAGTCATGAGGTCCATGTTCACCCGGCACTTTACAGCTTCCCGTCGTCACCCCAAGACTGAGGCGACCCTTGAAGCCATAGtgcagaagaagaatgaaacACTGCGCTCATACATCGAGCGATTCAACCAGGAAGCTGTCGAGGTAGATACCACCGAGCACATGAAGAAGTATCTCCTCGAGAGAGGTCTCTTACCCGGCAGTGAACTTAGCAGAGCCGTAGGGATCGAGCCTCCCCGCACCTTAAACGAGCTCCTGCATAAAGCCCAGGCCTACATCAGATACGAGGAAAAGCAGGTGGCACACAATGCCCGCAGCGGACGTAACGCTGGGGAGACCGAGCACTCAAAACGCGAGGACACGAGCATTTCCCGTCGCAACGGAGACAAACGAAGAGAAGAAAGACCTCGCGAGCTCCGGGAAGGAAGAGGCCCCGCGGGCAGATATAGCGAGTACACCTTACTGACAGCTCCTCGAGAGCGTATCCTCGCAGAATGTATCAACTCTGAATTTAAGCAGGGCAGGGTCAGGTTCCCAAAACCGTCTGCACCAAAGCCCCACACCGACAAATCAAAGTACTGCCGGTTCCACAGAAGTCACGGGCACGTGACCGAAGACTGCGTCCACCTGAAAGATGCGATTGAAATTTTAATCCAAGAAGGGCACCTGAAGCAGTACACGAGGAGGAACGAAGCTCCCAGACACGACGAGCCAGAGAAGAAGAGACCCCGGGAAAACACACCCCCTGACAACTCTCCCTATCAAGTGGCCCTCTGCGTGTCACGACCGGAAGATTTCTTCCTCCCCGAACCATTACCCGAGGGCAAGATCACTGCACTCAGCCCCTGGGAAGACTTCCCTACCACACTGGTGATATCAGGAGGAGGAACTAACGGGGAATCCGCGGCCCTCTCCGTCAAACGTAAGTTCGACGAACTCCTACTGACTGCCCCCGAGCAGAAAGCGACATTGACAAAATACCGGGGAAAATCCAACCCAATATCCTTCTTCCTGGAGGAACTCCCGGGCGGATCCCCGAACTCGGCCATCCCACTATTGATAAGAGCAAAGATGGCCCGATTCGACGTACGACGCATCCTGGTCGACGAAGGCAGCTCAGTGGATATCATGTACGTCCACCTCTTCAAGACTCTGAAGCTAGACAAGACCAACTTAGCCCCCTACGTCGGATCAGATCTCCAAGGATTCAACGGAGCAACAACCAGACCGTGGGGATATGTTGAGCTCCTCGTCACCTTCGGCGAACAAGAAACGGCCAGGGAAGTCAAAATCCAATTCCTGGTCGTAGACTGTCCGTCTCTCTACAATTGCATCTTTGGACGCCCGACACTGGCCGAACTCACTGCGGTCCCATCCACCGTCCACCTGAAGATGAAATACTACACCAAATTGGGACGTGTGGTCACCATCCATGGTGACATCGAAGCAGCCCGACGATGCTACGACGCCGCAGTAAAAGGACAGGCCGTAGTCAGCACGAAGAGCAACTGCAACAACAAAAAACTCAAGACCGAGGATCCTGCCCGAGGAGTCAACGCCATCGACCTCGACTGTCGCATCGGGCTGGACGAGACCGAAGAGGGGAGGTTCCCCAAGGAACGCTCTCTCGAACACCCGGTCCGACCAATCCCCGACGGGGAGTTCGAACTCATTCCTCTTGGGGACGATCCGGAAAGGACGGTGAAGATAGGTAAGGGACTACCCGAGGAAACAAGAGAAGAGCTAGTAGCATGCCTCAAAGAGAACTCCGACCTCTTCGCGTGGAATGCCGCAGAAATGCCCGGGCTGGACCCCGAGATCGCGTGTCATAAGCTAGCTGTAGACCGGGCAGCCAAGCCCATAGCACAGCGTAGACGCAAGCAATCGCCCGAAAAGGCAGAGGCTGCCGAGCGAGCTGTAAAAGACCTCTTAGAGGCAAATTTTATTTCTGAAGCCCAGTACACAACCTGGCTCTCTAATGTAGTCCTCgttaagaaaaataatggaaaatggcgtatgtgtgttgattatactgATCTTAATAGGGCTTGCCCGAAAGATGCTTTCCCCCTCCCTAATATAGACTCGCTCGTTGACAACTCTGCAGGTTTTAAACTCTTGTCCTTCATGGACGCATATAGTGGATACAACCAGATCCCTATGTCGCCCGCAGACAAGAAACACACAGCGTTCATGACCCCAACGGGCAATTACTATTACAACGTGATGCCGTTTGGGCTCAAGAACGCTGGCGCTACATACCAACGCATGATGAACAAAGTCTTCAAGGACGAAATAGGGGACATGCTCGAAGTATACATGGACGACATGATCGTCAAATCACACGAGGAGATAACCCATGCTCGACACCTTACGAAGGTATTCGCGCAGGCGAGACAGTGTAAAATGAGGTTCAACCCCGAGAAATGCACGTTCGGAGTCCGGGCAGGCAAGTTCCTCGGTTTCTACCTCACCGAAAGAGGGATCGAGGCCAACCCCGACAAATGCCAGGCATTCTCGGAGTTTCCGACCCCGAAAACCAAAAAATCGATCCAGTCACTCAATGGAGTGCTCGCCTCACTCTCCCGTTTCATCGCCAAGTCCGCCCAGCACGCGTTGCCGTTCTTCAGACTCCTTCGCAAAGAGGCTACCTTCGACTGGACCGATGAATGCGAGCAAGCGCTACTCCATCTAAAGAAGGTTCTGTCCCAACCCCCGGTCTTATCACGGCCATCAGAAAAGGAAACCCTATACTTATACCTATCCGTGGCAACCGAGGCCGTCAGCGCCGTTCTAATAAGAGAAACCGACGAAGGACAAAAACCCATCTATTTTACGAGTAAAGCACTCCAAGGTCCCGAGCTCCGATATCAGCAAATCGAAAAGGTCGCCCTGGCCCTCATCAACACAGCAAGGAGACTACGATATTACTTCCTCGCACACACGATAAAGGTGAGGACCGACCAGCCAATCAAACAGCTGCTCGGGCGCCCGGATATGGCCGGGAGGATGCTCAAGTGGTCCCTAGAACTCTCCGAATTCGACATACAATACGAAAATAGAAAAGCCTTGAAAGCTCAGGCACTGGCCGACTTCGTCGCGGAGATGACCCACTGCCCGACTCCAGCAGAAAGCGCCCACAAATGGACGATCTTCGTCGATGGCGCCTCTAGCACATCAGGCAGCGGGGCCGGGATCATCCTCGAAAATGAAGAAGGGATCCTGATAGAGGTATCATTAGCGCTAGCGTTCCCAACATCAAACAAccaagccgaatacgaagccttCCTCGCAGGCCTGAGGTTAGCCGAGGACCTAGGAGCAAAAGAGGTAAAAATATCCACCGACTCCCAGCTCGTGGCCTCACAAGTGCGAGGAGAATACCAAACCAAGAACGACAACCTCCTCGAGTACTTGTCCCTCGTCAAAGAAAAACTTGATAGATTTGAAAAATGGGAAGTTCAACACATACCCCGCGAGCACAACACACGGGCAGACGTTCTCTCCAAACTAGCCAGCACGAGGAAAAAGGGTGGGAATAAATCAGTAATCCAAGAAATCCTCCCTCGGCCCAGCATCAACAAACTACCGCCTCCACTCGAGGTCAACGCTATTGGAGATGCCCACTGTTGGATGACACCCATCTACAATTACCTCACACGAGACGAACTCCCGGCTGACCCGAAAGAGGCGACCACTGTCAAACGACGCGCATGCTC ACTCGGCGAGGCAAAGAGGGCATGGGTCGAGGAGCTACATAGCGTCCTATGGGCCTACCGCACGACACCACATTCTACCACCGGGGAAACCCCGTTCCGACTAACTTACGGCACCGAGGCAGTCATCCCGGTGGAGATACGGACGCCAACGAGGAGGACGGAGGAGCCCCTAGACGAGGAAATGAACGATGAGACCCTTAGAGCCGAGCTCGACCTAGTCGATGAGATACGTTCCGAAGCAGCTCTCCGGGAAACAACCCTCAAACAAAAAATAGCACTACGCCATGACGCGAAAGTCATAAAAAGAGAGTTCCAGGTCGGCACCCTGGTCCTCAGAAGAAACCAGAAAAACCCGAGAGAGGGCAAACTGGCGGCCAACTGGGAAGGCCCTTACCGCGTCCGCGACAAAACGAGCAACGGGGCCTATTACCTAGAAAACCTACAAGGAGAACAACTCGCTCGACCATGGAACGCAGAAAAACTTAGACAATATTACAGCTAA